tggTAGTTGTCTGTATGACTATTGCATGTGTATGTACTGGTATGTATgctgagcggggctcgatgtcgggaaAAACCTGACGACTTTATTGTATGctgttatctttgtgattatcgcatgtgttAGTAGGACTATGCGTTGTATGCTGGGTGGGACCCATTATGAGACTgtggcggggcccgttatgcaaGTGTGGACGGGGCTCGTATCTCAGTGGGTGTGGCCTGTTATGCGAGTGTGGATGGGGCCCGTTATGTGCCTGCGGTTTtcagttatgtttcaggtactacgGTTTTCAAATGGAGGTGCTCGGGACGATTGTAGAACACATGCTACATGTTTCTGCATTCTGTGACTTACTCTaatttgatgatgttttgataaatcttgattaccttggttttatggaaataatatgtattaacaatttattaatctaaaaatgaaaaaatttatgtcattatttttgggacgttatactTATAGCATGCACCATATACTATAACACATATAACCGCAACTTAAATACAACATATGAAGAAAGTATGcatattttaggaaatcacttACTTGAGTTCTGGCTGACTGTACACATCACATCTTATTTTCTccctttttaaaaatttattctTTACATAAGACTTGAGAAAATCCTCAGATCATCAGTTTGAGTTTGAAATTTCACAAATGTTTATCCAGATCCCTCAAACccgggctctgataccaacatgtaacgtcccaaattccagaataaaattttcatttttaaaatataataaagacCCATTTTTTATAAAGTTACATTCAAGTCAAACCAAATATTCATGATCCCTAACTCAAAATCAGAATTATAAGGGAAGACGATGCAAAATCTCAATTCATAAAAGTGTTGATGTGTGTGTACAGTCTCACCTTCACAATCCgataagtacctgaaaaacattctaaaccacaattgtaagcacagatcttagtgagttccccaaagtatcacatacaacacaacataataatcatctatgggttatcagcagtcctaaatatcacatacaacacactAATATAAGttactatgggttatcagcaaccctgggacTATCAACCGTGATGAGGACTGTCATTAGTCTTATAGGCTTACAACAACCCTATGGGCTATCAGCAACCTAATAATACGTATGAGAGCAATCATCAAATAAGACTCAACTAGTCTAACATGCACACCATTATGGCATAAGTAATACACTAAGAAGACTCACCCGAACGAAGAGATGAATCCACTACTCAAATTCCTACAAAATCAGCTACACGAACCTCCTAAACCAATCACAAGCTAAACCTCAGACTATAGCTTAACATATCTCAAAGTTTGACCAAAATCCAAACTGGTAAAAAATGTCAACGGTCAAATTCAATAGCTAAAAGTCAATACAACTGAACACTACATCATGGCCATGAACCTTCCACGATGTGGAAATCCCTCGACAAAACAGTCATGAAGAATCCACTCGCCACGACATGGTAAGGAGGTTGCCACATTATGGGAACTGACCAAAAACCActtaatggattaaacccttaatccattaagccataTACTCATCCCTTGCAGAATATTTCCAAATGTCCAAAAGCTTCATAAAAACCCTTGCTTTAtgtacatgcatgtccaatgcctGTCTTAAACTTGGTTAGGTCAAAATGGtgaaaatgaagtcaaaatctcATGCATGAAACCAAAACAcaaccaaacttcagatctagaacaACCTCAAAGGGAACccaatgatccataaagttgccaactttatggaatctaATTACTCAAACTACCCCAAAAATGAAGAACAAATCATAAAAGACTAGATCTGGAAGCATGACACAAAAAAGATTAGAACTTGGGGACTTACAAAAAGTCCAGAGGATGCACACAAGGATGGGGATGGATTGCTTGCTGGATCTATGCACCAAACTTCCTCGTTTATCCTTTAAAATCACCAAAACTTGCAAAATGAGCTCCAAAAGCttcaaggaggctagggtttcacttTGGGAGGTTGGAGGCTAAAGAGGATGCCCTAACCTTGAGTTAGAGGCTTTAaatatggatgaaaccctaaaagatcatgggatTGGGCTGCCACAACCACCACGTCGCGGAACACtacatgccacgtcgtggtgctCACCAGAAAAACACAATCATAAAAAGCCATTCCACATCGTAAGTATCCATACAACACgttatgaaaaatatttttcctcAAAAACCAAACATTTGACTCCTTCATGTCACCATTGATCCATCCTGTAAAACAGGTGTTACAGAAAAAAGACATAAAAAGTTGGTTTTGTCCCTGGTCTATTCATTATTATGGTATATCTAGAAGGAGCGAAATTGCATTATTTTTAGGAACGAAGGCAATGACGGATGATATTAGTGTTACCATTTTTAATGGGATAAAGAATAGATCAAAACTATGTAATTTAGATCGGTATGCTTGGTGTATGTCTCTCATGAAACCTATTATTTTGTTGACTTGAGTTTTACACTCAAGTctcttctttttgtgttcatttaTTTGATTGACTTTCCAAAAAAAAAGAAtcaaatatgtatttttttttattttattaaatagttAATAAAAATGTAACATTTGCATTTCATGTATTTTTCCTTTTTGCCCTTAACCTTAGAACtcttgcattttggtccctagtcgagtacgttgggcgtacgctaggagtacgttgggcgtactagctcGATAACTTGGTCGTGGAGGTAATGTACGTACGTTGTGTGTACGTGGAATACGCGGGGCGTATGACCATcagggacaaaccctaatttttagtttatgtgccctatttaaacaccttaagttgctCTTGGACCTTCTTATGACCAACATCCACCTCTCCAAACCCTAAGAACGAAACCCTAATTGCCATTTGAGTGCTTTGAGCTTGGAAGTGATCCTTGagagtgtttttggtgatttttaagGAAAAAGAACTCTTGGAAGTTGCATTGGAGTGGttagagcttgtggatccaaaatCATCACCAACTTGgaaagcttttggaggtataacgGTCTTAACTTGATGGTTCATTATTATAGATCTAGTTAGGGCTTGTTTTTGTACTTTTTATGGTCCTTTAAGTCATACTTGAGAGTATAAGCTACTCCAGAAGCTAGGGATGGTATATCTTAGCATTTTTGAGGTCCTTTatgcataaaaatgcaatcttgatgtGTTATATTGGACCAAGCATGAGTTAGGGCTCTTGTTATGGGTTTTAATGTTCAAAAACAAgtattgggtcccattaagacatgcaaaggagtaaagttgtcaactttacgtgttaaggcATCATTTAGGATCAGATATGAGAAAGGGACTTAGTGGCTTAACCATTTAAGCACTTAATGACGTGTTGGGCTTGttgtggagtacgttgggcatacccaaATTATACGTAGCACGTACTGGCCAAAGGTGGCATACACATGGCCTAAgtctgagtatgttgggcgtactcaacaactattgactttcattgacttttgtGATTTGGGCAATATTTGGACTATTAGGGTtttaggccttgttgggccactAGTCTTTTTGACTTTGGGCCATTGTTAGGCTTTGGGCCTTGTTGGATTTGGGCCCATAATGGGCTTTGGGTATTTAGgaatttgggccatattgggcttttggTGCCTTTGGGTTAGGCCTTGGTTGTTGGGCCAAGTAAGGAAGGGGTAAAATGGCCTTTAACCTGGGTGTTGGACAAATGAACTAGATTCCTAGTTATGGTCTATGGCTCAATTATTGATTGGGGTTTTATTTGATTGATTAGCGCGAAGATTTTCTGTTTCATCAGCCCAATCATTTGTTTGACTGACAACAAGCTGAGGTAAGTTTGCTCACTATATTGTATGACACTtagatatgttatgtgattgtagtctttgtgactcttgttgtATGTGTTATATGCCTGTGTGTCtgtttgctatatgtatgtggggtgaaatagacctggtacAACCTTGTGCCGACACATGAGCTGAAAATAGGCTCATGGGTGAAGTAGAGACAGTACGACCTTGAATCGATACATGAGTTaaaatagactcgggggtgaaatagactcgacACAACCTTGAgctgacatatatgtatggtatgcggtattttagggagctcactaagtttcgtgcttacggttttcagtttatgttttagatacTTCTAGAttaaaagggaagagctcaggatgatcgcatcacacacacacacacatacacacactatgATTTCCCTTTACTTGACTCTGATGTATTTTGGAATGTTTGGTTGACATACTTTGTTTTTTCTTTATGGCtgtataaatatatttgattGATGATTTTATTATAATGAAAACGAAATTCTCAGTCTTAAATTTTTGAACGTTACAAAAAATTATACGTATCCGTCAAATTTTAATGTTTAATATTACAAATTTCTCAATTAAATGACATATTTTTTTGCTTCTTTCGTATAAACTTAATTAAGtatgtttctttgattttttgttaaattttagtaaccaatgaaaaaaaaaaatttccttCAGATTTCAGATTTGTTTATTGAATGTCGGACTTTCAATAAAATTTCTTTTGAATGTCTGCAATATTAAGTCTGAAATTCGAAatctaaaatgtattttatttggtTAGAAATTAAACTGTTAATATAATATAACTTCCgtataaaattaatataatataacttcCGTATAAAATTAGTTTGAAATGACCATTCTTGACATGTAATCATTttgataaattaaaaaaataggaTTATTTTCATGTAGTTTTAAATTCTAAATGGTCATTTTACGATTACCCAACTAAAAAAATGGATATAAATTAagtcatgtttatattttatgttcaaagatattatataaattaaaattcGTCGAATTATTTTAGGCGTTTAGGATTGTAAAATTTTACTAAACACGTTTTCTTGTTAAAATTAAGAAAAACGTTTCATATGTGGTTTTACTATTGCTGACTTCAAGATTGTGCAAAAGTTCACGTTGACCTTTGACTATTGAACATACTGTATGTGCCAACTAGGCACCACGTCATCATAGTATAGCTTCCTAGGGCACAAGTTACAATCACAGCTTCCTCTTTGTACGGGTGATCCACAACAATTTGCCCATTTGATTTGACATACATGAATCAGTAAATAAATTCCGGCAATTATTGTGTGCGAAAAATAATACTCGTATAATATGCATTAAATACCCAACAAAGTAATTCTAATTGTTGGAAAAGAGTTTCGAATAATAATGCAGATATTTGACTAAAAACAATTCTTATTTGTTAAATAGAAATTAATAATTTTTACAAAGATATGGTTAAAGAGTTTGATTAATCGGTCAAAACATGTATTTTTATATGAGTTTTTGATAATTAACAACATTTAACAAgtaatcaaatatatatatatatatatatatatatatatatatatatatatatatatataaattaataattttgacAAAAATATGGTTAAAGAGTTTGATTAATCGGTCAAAACATGTATTTTTATATGAGTTTTTGATAATTAACAACATTTAACAAgtaatcaaatatatatatatatatatatatatatatatatatatatatatatatatatatatatatgtatagtttactcttatatataaattaaactatatatattCTATTAATTATACATGTATTTTTATATGAGTTTTTGATAATTAACAACATTTAACAAgtaatcaaatatatatatatatatatatatatatatatatatatatatatatttgtatagtttactcttatatataaattaaactatatatattCTATTGATTATACATGTACTTTTATATGAGTTTTTGATAATTAACAACATTTAACAAgtaatcaaatatatatatatatatatatatatatatatatatatatatatatatatatatatatatatatatatatatatataaatcaatagAATTAAATTTGTATAATTAATCTAACTGATTATTTTAAACATTATAGCACCAAATCTTTTGCACGGACTACTTCAATGCATgtgttattttaaaattttgtttttgattttattttggtCGGAGGTCTCTTGGATCAGGataatgttgttgttgttgttgtcacgATCTAAATACATTACACTATCATTTTTAtaaagaatatattatgattcaataaatattatttatcaaAAGCTTTTTAGTGTAAGAAACTAAAAATATAGTCAATGGAATTCTAATGGAAAGTCGAGACTTGAAAAGTTATTCTAAATTCTAGTCAATGTCGTTCAAAGTTCAAACTTCGGTTAGAAAATAATTGTTATTTATCTAATTAGTTTTACTTTTATGTTGGGAAAGGAAACATGTTTGAAAAATGTTTGGTTTCTTTCAGAAGCATAGAAtttcagattaaaaaaaaaaaaagaatttcagATGCAAGTATGCAACTATTTTTTCGTATATTGTTTTAGTTTTAGTCCACACTTTGTAATATATAAACATAACTATTTGTAGCTTTGAAGACTATGATGTATTAAAAACCATTTTAACTTAACATGTTATTCTTAATAGATTTTTCACCACCATTTTGACTATTCTTCTTACTTTAAAAACCATGGGCAGAAGGCTTATAGGGCCAAAGGGGGCCATGACCCCCTTGTTTTTTGGGTTACTACATATGGTTATTTTTGAGTGGAAAGCTActagattatttattatttttttttttaactaaaaattgcatatgttgcattttTGTGCTCATCAAGGCTTCACAAAAGATTGTAGTTGGTTCTTTTGTACTATGTTATTATCATAAATAATTTCTTATTCCTTAAACATCAAGTACATATCTAATGAATCTATACACATTCCATACTTATATTCCGAATctataaacacatacacaaaaaAGTTAACCTAATCGTTAGTTAAATCTAGTTAATTAAAATCAGTATTATTTCCATGTAATCAATGCAAAAACCTTCACTACTAAAAACTTGTGTTAAATTTAccgttaaaaatgattttttctaATAGTTATTGTATTAATCAAGGTTATATACTTTTATGCATCCATAGATGAAAAATATATATTAGGGCTCGAACTTGCAAGAAGTTCTTATCTTTCATAACATTTGAAATTTGCAAATACGAAGCTTTAATggtgacaaatttataaatttattcgattaagttatatatatatatatatatatatatatatatatatatatatatatatatatatatatatataaaatcaatcAGCTTACATATATCCATTCATACAttgtatatacatatacaaacaatgTTCATTTTCATCATGAGTATTTACAAATGGCATTGCCCCTAGAAGAAAATGTGTAACGGGTTTTAAGACACATCATTCCTGGAAGCAAATTTACGTAATGCATGAAAAGTTGAAAATccacaatttttttattttcaaatctGGTGATCAACATATATTTAAAATATGTAAAAAGGTAGCAAACCGTCAACGAGTTTTAATGAATTTCACATGATATTTTCATTGATCTTTCTAAAAAACAACATTAAATGATGATCAACCTAACAAGAAAAATTATAAAGATTTTGAGCATTTGTCTTTGCCATAAAAGGCACATAATAATTTTACAAGATATAATGTTCTTTTATTTATTAACAAAATTTATcatattttgatatattttatCTTATATGAATTTACTGATGAAATTGGTACAGTTTATAAACTTAGTTAAAAGGTTAATTGAACAACCAACATATATTCAAATAAATGCAACATTACAAATCATTATATACttcaataatatagttaataataatatctaaattttaattatttataaatattaataaCAAAAAAACTTATGCATCAATTCAAACCGACAGGATACTAATTTCTATaaatttttgtaaaataaactagCAATAATTTTATGTATTGatgtttttttgtaaaaatgttaGTTTGAGAATTAATAAGCACAACAAATAAAATGGTTGAAAACttgaatatatataattaatccATTGTCTACCATCCCCACAAGCACTTGGTCCCACCATATGACCATTTCTGCCAACTTCAATGAAAGTGCATAAGTAGGTACCTTCTATTTAACCCTCGTTTTATTATATCTAAAtgccaataaataaattatatataataaaaatattgccTTCAAAATGCTTATCTTAAACTAATTTATGGTTTACAAAGTTTAATTAGATAGGATTACTTTATTTGTAAAACCGAAAATAATTAATTGTCTATAGCTAAATAGTCAATCGTTAACATAGATAAATATAAACACTATTACAATCAAATTCTTTCCGTTCTATATATTTGTTTAACTATTTAATATAATAAGTTTATAAATTTTACTTATCTTCGGCAAAAATTTatcaatataattgaaaatttATAACTTAACATTAAATGATTAAACATAAGATAGTATAACCTAAATTTTATTTGTACATTAATAAGGATAATTAGTAATAACCGGAGGATGTATATTGTACAATTTTGAAACAAGAAGGTCTAATTTGTAAATTTAAGCATAAATGAAGGCGAACAAATAAAAATAACTCTGGTAATATATGTAGTGATGTGAGAAAAAGTATCTGTGTGTTGTTTGCATTATACTCCTTCACTCTACTTCCACAGCTTTATATCATCTTCTGCCCCCTTTCACCTTTTTGTCGGtctccaccaccaccgccgccgccgACACCGCTGCCGCCGGTCAGTCACCACGACGACCACAGCCACAACCACCAGCAATTTGTATCACATTTCAGGTAACGTGTAATATGGTTTACATCGGCCAAGATTTGATAGGGTAACTTGATAAGGTTTAAAACTTTAAATTGAGACGACAAAGTTCCAAATTGGAATCGTTGAGATGGCTGCGAGTGTTTGTTCCTCGGAGGAagacaacaacaaccacaacaatatCTCTAGTAGTAGTGGACGATGTTGTGAGGAGGAGAGTTACAGTCTTAGTGCTGACATCAGTGAGTCTGAGAGTTCGAGCGGTTTCTCCGGCTGCCGTTATAACGATGGCGCTTCTTCTAGTTCATTGAAATCGTCGTCTTTTGCTGCTTCTAATTCGGTTTCCCGCAATGATTCTATCTTCCCGATGCCCTTCACATTCCCGCTGATTAGCGGATGCGATGACGTTATGATTTGGGATAAGAAGAATCCTCAGAAACAGCCTGATGCAGATTTATCTGGTTAGTCTCCATTGATCTTTTTCTATTCATGTGCTTTACTGTATTAACAACTGTTACTAATGTCATTCCTAAATACAAATCGATTTGAACAGTTAGATACAACATTAGGGCACGGATAAACTCACAGATATTTGTTTGAAATTCTCTCTCTCTACGTTTTTCTTGACTATTGTTAATAAAAATCCGTCCATCTCTCCTCCATTTTGAGCGCACATTGTGTTTCATAGAGGCAATTTCACCAATTTCTTCAGATTATTGTAATAATTCTGTTAAAATTTCAACGACCTTGTAGAAATCGATATGATGAAGGAAAAGTTCGCTAAGCTGCTGCTTGGAGAAGACATGTCTGGAGGGGGAAAAGGTGTCTGTACAGCCCTAGCAATTTCAAACGCCATAACAAATCTCTCTGGTTAGTGAGTTTTTCATTTTCTTGCAATAACTATGTGTTTTTCCTTATTTTCTAATTGGGATCTGTTTCTGATTGAATCATGAAAGCCTCTGTATTTGGGGAGCTATGGAGGTTGGAGCCATTAGCACCTCAAAAGAAGGCAATGTGGCAAAGGGAGATGGAGTGGCTTCTATCAGTAAGTGACTCCATTGTAGACTTTGTTCCTTCAATACAACAATCTCCATCTGGTGGCTCTTATGAAGTAATGGCAACACAACCAAGGGCAGATTTGTCTATGAATCTTCCAGCTTTAAAGAAGCTCGACTCCATGTTAATCAGTATGTTAGATGGGTTTCACAATACAGAGTTTTGGTATGTTGATCGAGGCATAGTTTTAGCAGAAGGTGATGATCATGAAGCATTTCCTTCTAGAATCTGTGGTGGAAGACCTTCAATTAGACAGGAAGAAAAATGGTGGTTACCTTATCCAAAAGTCCCTCCCAATGGATTATCTGAAGATGCTAGGAAAAGATTACAACAGTGTAGAGATTGCACAAACCAGATTTTAAAAGCAGCTTTAGCAATTAATAGTAATGTTCTTTCAGAAATGGAGATTCCAAATGCTTACTTGGAATCCTTACCCAAAGTATGCTTTTATATGATCAATAAACTTTTCTAATTTCTaatgtattatttattatttctaaTTGGTTaatgattaattaataataatacagAGTGGAAAAGCGTGTTTAGGTGACATCATCTATCGCTACATATCTGCTGAAAAATTCTCTCCCGAATGTCTTGTGGAATGCTTGGACTTGTCATCTGAGCACCACACTTTGGAAGTTGTGAATCGGGTTGAAGGAGCAATTTATGCATGGAAGTTGAAAGGTCACAAAAAGAATTCAAGTCATTTAAAGCAAAAGCATTCATCATGGAGTGGGAAAGTTAAGGGATTTGTTGTTGATGGCGATAAGAATGGTTATTTAGCACAAAGAGCCGAGACATTGCTTCATAGCTTAAGACTTCGGTTTCCTAGCCTTCCTCAAACTTCATTAGATATGAGCAAAATTCAATATAACAAGGTATGTGCTAATAATAGCAAAACTACATTTATTTAGGGTAGAATTGTTAAAGtacaagaaaaaaaattgaatgtACAAtgctattttatatatatatattttttaataagaAAACATTTTAAATTTCGATGCTAGAATTGATTACTGAtctaaaagtacattgctatttcttgcatttggtAGGACGTGGGGCAATCGATACTCGAAAGCTACTCAAGGGTGATGGAAAGCTTAGCATTCAACATAACTGCAAGAATCGATGATGTCATCTTTGTAGATGACACAACGAAGCAATCTCTGACATCGAAATCTCTATCGACATTCAACCGAGGGGGTCTTGGGGGCCGCCCAATCCAAAAGCGAATGTCCCCGAGCCCATTCTCAATCAACCACACGCCGTACTCCTCCCCATTTGCAACCCCAACATTTTCCACATCACCAACCCTAATTCGTAGCCCTACAAGAGCACCAACAccgatcaacaacaacaacactgaTACCTGTAAACTTGAAGTCCCTAAGCCTCGGGACCTTGAAAAGCTATGGACGTTTGCGCAAAATGTGAATTCCGAAAGTGTAACGGAAAGAGATTGAATGTCTgatgggggtggggggggggggggggtggggggagGGGTAGGGTGGGTTGTATATGTGTTTAGGAATGTAGTTTGCGGTTTTTAAGGTTGTCGAGGGATTGGTGTTGGTTTTGTTGTTATGTTGATGTTGGGTGTTGTTTTCCACTTCGGAAAATAATATTTGTTAGGATTTTTGTTACAACTTTATAGTAAGTTTGAGGTTTAATCACTATATTTTACTTTCGTTACTGAGAAGCACTTTTAAGTCTTTGCAATTTTTTCTATATCGTTTGTTTTGATTTGTTATAACGGTTTTAAAGTGATTACAATATAAATTTTTGTTAGAGTTTAGTTAGTCGTTTTAGTTTACAGTATAAAGTTTTTGTTGAAGTTTAGTCGTTTTAGTTTACAATAAAAATTTTTGTTAAATTTAGTCGTTTTAGTGAAAACTTTGACGCCAAATATTCCACTAAAGTCAATTTTGACAGTTTTTATTTCCATCCTATGTTCTCTATGGTTTTTTCACTTATACAATACAGAAAAATTAAAATATTGACTTTTAAACATTGGTTTAGACATAAAGGGAGTTTGACGGTTTTCATCCCCTTTCCCTAGCTTTTCCTTTCTTAAGTTTTGCGCACATCTCAAATTCCTTTACAGATTTGGTCCAAAAGTTATAGAGTTTGTAGCCCAGTTGTTATATTtttattaggtttttttttttggtacaGTTTTAGTCTAAGTTATAATTGTTTCAATGAATTTGATTTACTTCTTTACAATTTTAGAGCattgttatattatttttttgaatttGGTATTTTTAGAAACTTTTTTTTAATACAATTTTTTCCAAAAGAATTTACgtctttttatcttattttataaattttaatatatttttgtgTTATTTACTGAACTATTTCCTTACTTTTTTTTGTAACTTCGTTCTAAAATTTTGTCCAAACAATTTGTACAAAAATTTCCCAATAATTTTGGTAcaacttttatatatttttatatattttatgaatTCATTtgtataaaattagttttttttgcaTAATTAGTTTTttgtattctctctctctctctctctctctctctctctatatatatatatatatatatatatatatatatatatatatatatatatatatatatatatatatatatatatatatatatatatatatatatatattaatgattTTTTCCCTTTTTACATACGTGTGTCTATccatctactataataaatgaaagttttttgccacatgtcatcttcttttttatttggacacatgacattttctagaatttttaaattttttattttccacttgtcattttattgtatttttcattttattaaattaaaatttcacatttaaaatgtaaggtaatatatatgcaaggtatttattagaaatggtttatatatgtaatatattcaaaacattaaaacctcattaattttaataattcaaaatttttcttatttttcttataaattcaaaattttcaaattattaaaatttaatatttaattttttttaaaataaactcatgtaatacatgggtctcacacttaatgttttataaaaataaattccgT
The genomic region above belongs to Lactuca sativa cultivar Salinas chromosome 4, Lsat_Salinas_v11, whole genome shotgun sequence and contains:
- the LOC111899654 gene encoding rop guanine nucleotide exchange factor 1, translating into MAASVCSSEEDNNNHNNISSSSGRCCEEESYSLSADISESESSSGFSGCRYNDGASSSSLKSSSFAASNSVSRNDSIFPMPFTFPLISGCDDVMIWDKKNPQKQPDADLSEIDMMKEKFAKLLLGEDMSGGGKGVCTALAISNAITNLSASVFGELWRLEPLAPQKKAMWQREMEWLLSVSDSIVDFVPSIQQSPSGGSYEVMATQPRADLSMNLPALKKLDSMLISMLDGFHNTEFWYVDRGIVLAEGDDHEAFPSRICGGRPSIRQEEKWWLPYPKVPPNGLSEDARKRLQQCRDCTNQILKAALAINSNVLSEMEIPNAYLESLPKSGKACLGDIIYRYISAEKFSPECLVECLDLSSEHHTLEVVNRVEGAIYAWKLKGHKKNSSHLKQKHSSWSGKVKGFVVDGDKNGYLAQRAETLLHSLRLRFPSLPQTSLDMSKIQYNKDVGQSILESYSRVMESLAFNITARIDDVIFVDDTTKQSLTSKSLSTFNRGGLGGRPIQKRMSPSPFSINHTPYSSPFATPTFSTSPTLIRSPTRAPTPINNNNTDTCKLEVPKPRDLEKLWTFAQNVNSESVTERD